In one window of Streptomyces sp. FXJ1.172 DNA:
- a CDS encoding winged helix-turn-helix transcriptional regulator codes for MSPRRSYDQYCSAARALDLVGDRWTLLIVRELLAGPRRYTDLHADLPGVSTDVLASRLKDMEQAGLATRRRLSPPGAAFVYELTGRGRELLPVLQALSAWGAPELGERRPTDAVRAHWFALPLLRSLREAGAGEALVEVRLEEGEFHLRVGAQQGPVHGEGPAPGEADARLVMDAGTCEALARGEVSLADAVRAGRVTVTGEGTLAKALQEA; via the coding sequence ATGTCACCTCGCCGAAGCTACGACCAGTACTGTTCCGCAGCCCGCGCCCTCGACCTCGTCGGCGACCGCTGGACCCTGCTGATCGTCCGGGAGCTGCTGGCCGGCCCCCGCCGCTACACGGACCTGCACGCGGACCTGCCCGGCGTGAGCACGGACGTACTCGCCTCACGGCTGAAGGACATGGAGCAGGCCGGCCTCGCCACCCGCCGCCGGCTGTCCCCGCCCGGCGCGGCCTTCGTGTACGAACTCACCGGACGCGGACGGGAGTTGCTGCCCGTCCTCCAGGCCCTGAGTGCGTGGGGCGCACCCGAGCTGGGTGAACGCCGTCCGACGGACGCGGTGCGCGCCCACTGGTTCGCCCTGCCGCTGCTGCGGTCCCTGCGGGAGGCGGGGGCGGGGGAGGCTCTGGTCGAAGTCCGCCTGGAGGAGGGCGAGTTCCATCTGCGGGTCGGTGCGCAGCAGGGGCCGGTGCACGGCGAGGGACCCGCGCCCGGCGAGGCCGACGCGCGCCTCGTGATGGACGCCGGGACCTGCGAGGCCCTGGCCCGCGGGGAGGTGAGCCTGGCGGACGCCGTGCGGGCCGGGCGGGTGACGGTGACAGGGGAGGGCACGCTCGCGAAGGCGCTGCAGGAGGCGTGA
- a CDS encoding histidine phosphatase family protein: MGDLYLVRHGETEWSRSGRHTGWTDVPLTEHGRQEARRLVPLLRSHRIGAAFVSPLQRARETAELIGIHGARVDSDLCEWDYGGYEGVTTEEIQRSRPGWFLFTDGVAPGPPEHPGETPEQVGERADRMLAKADAALGDTEGAVVLIAHGHFLRVLTARRLGLPPQQGALFQLATGALCRLGTEHARPVVAGWNIRPRQD; this comes from the coding sequence GTGGGTGACCTGTACCTCGTCCGGCACGGTGAGACCGAGTGGTCGCGCTCCGGACGGCACACCGGCTGGACCGACGTACCCCTGACCGAGCACGGCCGGCAGGAGGCACGCCGGCTGGTGCCGCTGCTGCGCTCGCACCGGATCGGGGCGGCCTTCGTCAGCCCGCTCCAGCGGGCCCGGGAGACCGCCGAACTCATCGGGATCCACGGCGCCCGCGTCGACTCCGACCTGTGCGAGTGGGACTACGGCGGCTACGAGGGCGTGACCACCGAGGAGATCCAGCGGAGCCGGCCCGGCTGGTTCCTGTTCACGGACGGGGTCGCGCCGGGGCCGCCGGAACACCCGGGCGAGACCCCGGAGCAGGTCGGCGAGCGCGCCGACCGGATGCTGGCCAAGGCCGACGCCGCCCTCGGCGACACCGAGGGCGCGGTCGTCCTGATCGCCCACGGCCACTTCCTGCGCGTCCTCACCGCCCGCCGCCTGGGTCTGCCGCCCCAGCAGGGCGCCCTCTTCCAGCTGGCGACGGGCGCCCTGTGCCGCCTCGGCACGGAGCACGCGCGGCCGGTGGTGGCGGGGTGGAACATCCGGCCGCGGCAGGACTAG
- a CDS encoding VWA domain-containing protein, which yields MIRRQRLAAGVCALLAALAAGIAFPGGAAADGTQAAAPKVELVLDVSGSMRTRDIDGGSRMAAAKQAFDEVLDATPQDVQLGIRTLGANYPGNDRKEGCKDTAQLYPVGTLNRTDAKTAVATLQPTGWTPIGPALLKAADDLSGGTGTRRIVLITDGEDTCPPLDPCEVAREIAAKGVGMTIDTLGLVPDAKTRDQLSCIADATGGTYTDVRHKQELTSRVGQLVHRAADPVVTPVAAEGADRCESAPLLKSGLYTDRAAFGQQRWYKVDVGPGKELRASVSVADDRAVNPDYGVLLRAVTVHGREIVRGEAAGTGRTDAVSTGLRYPRPKSDDDNAPAETVCLQVSHSFSAAAGVKSTPGLPLELTVDVVDGPSGHHDVAAFGLGRGWWLLGALVLTGFLAGLLWGWLSRWRVAVWRTN from the coding sequence ATGATCAGAAGACAACGGCTGGCGGCGGGCGTCTGTGCTCTGCTCGCCGCCCTGGCGGCCGGGATCGCGTTCCCCGGCGGGGCTGCCGCCGACGGGACACAGGCGGCCGCGCCCAAGGTCGAACTCGTGCTGGACGTCAGCGGTTCCATGCGCACGCGGGACATCGACGGCGGCTCCCGGATGGCCGCGGCCAAGCAGGCCTTCGACGAGGTCCTCGACGCCACCCCGCAGGACGTCCAGCTCGGCATCCGTACGCTGGGCGCCAACTACCCCGGCAACGACCGCAAGGAGGGCTGCAAGGACACCGCGCAGCTCTACCCGGTCGGGACGCTGAACCGGACCGACGCGAAGACCGCGGTGGCCACGCTCCAGCCGACCGGCTGGACGCCGATCGGGCCCGCGCTGCTGAAGGCGGCGGACGACCTCAGCGGCGGCACCGGAACGCGCCGTATCGTCCTGATCACCGACGGCGAGGACACCTGCCCGCCGCTCGACCCCTGCGAGGTGGCGCGCGAGATAGCCGCCAAGGGCGTCGGAATGACCATCGACACCCTGGGCCTGGTGCCGGACGCCAAGACCCGCGACCAGCTCAGCTGCATCGCCGACGCGACCGGCGGCACCTACACCGACGTACGGCACAAGCAGGAACTGACCAGCCGCGTCGGGCAGTTGGTCCACCGGGCCGCCGACCCGGTGGTGACACCGGTGGCCGCCGAGGGCGCCGACCGGTGCGAGAGCGCGCCGCTGCTCAAGTCCGGGCTGTACACGGACCGTGCCGCGTTCGGGCAGCAGCGCTGGTACAAGGTCGACGTCGGTCCCGGCAAGGAGCTGCGCGCCTCGGTGAGCGTGGCCGACGACCGCGCCGTGAACCCCGACTACGGGGTGCTGCTGCGGGCGGTGACCGTCCACGGCCGCGAGATCGTGCGCGGCGAGGCCGCCGGCACCGGCCGTACGGATGCCGTCTCCACCGGGCTGCGCTACCCGAGACCGAAGAGCGACGACGACAACGCGCCCGCGGAGACCGTCTGTCTCCAGGTCAGCCACTCCTTCTCGGCCGCCGCCGGTGTCAAGAGCACGCCCGGCCTGCCGCTCGAGCTGACGGTCGACGTCGTGGACGGGCCGTCCGGGCACCACGACGTGGCCGCCTTCGGCCTCGGGCGCGGCTGGTGGCTGCTGGGCGCGCTCGTGCTGACCGGGTTCCTGGCCGGTCTGCTGTGGGGCTGGCTGTCACGGTGGCGGGTCGCGGTCTGGAGGACGAACTGA
- a CDS encoding IucA/IucC family protein — protein sequence MHRPPAAEAEIARELAAVRPALLSRYAQELPGARAAVLTRLWRALAHEPLPWITGRVRGAHSLALRLADGRTLHGPHADPYATSAYVTSVRLGRDRHADPAVLMSALGVPHADAFVAELAHSTASLALSRADADHPKEWPVEVSPADGRGQEWEWEQRVTDGHPYHPGCRSRPGFSVAEQLAYGPEHRPVVELGTVPVPARECLVSGEWPDELRDGGRLLIPVHPWQSAHVLTRPHAPWRPARPLLSLRTLALDGGPHVKTALSARLTSSVRDISAYSIRSAAPLGDLAGHLAARTGGLLHITRTLGAVTADSPGLAALLREPPEVYAGPDERVLPVAALPGTGLPESPGWLAEFARLTLTVGLGLLDLGVALEAHGQNLLVILSADGRPRRLVYRDLADIRISPARLTRNGLTPPPLTGRLVTDDETALRRKLFGSLVAGALAATAGSAALLAAALSAAVPHLPRTPDLLALTRAPLPAKALTLMRLSPRTPGDQWTALPNPLVLEPGGSDQ from the coding sequence GTGCACCGTCCCCCCGCCGCCGAGGCCGAGATCGCACGGGAGCTGGCCGCCGTCCGGCCCGCCCTGCTGTCCCGGTACGCGCAGGAGCTGCCCGGTGCCCGCGCCGCCGTGCTGACCCGGCTGTGGCGGGCGCTGGCCCATGAGCCGCTGCCGTGGATCACCGGCCGGGTGCGCGGGGCGCACAGCCTGGCCCTCAGGCTCGCCGACGGCCGCACGCTGCACGGCCCGCACGCGGACCCGTACGCCACGAGCGCCTACGTCACCTCCGTCCGCCTCGGCCGGGACCGCCATGCCGATCCGGCCGTCCTGATGTCCGCGCTCGGGGTGCCGCACGCCGATGCCTTCGTGGCCGAACTCGCGCACAGCACCGCCTCGTTGGCGCTGTCGCGGGCCGACGCGGATCACCCGAAGGAGTGGCCGGTTGAGGTGTCCCCGGCCGACGGCCGGGGGCAGGAGTGGGAGTGGGAGCAGCGGGTGACCGACGGGCATCCGTACCACCCGGGCTGCCGTTCGCGGCCCGGGTTCTCGGTGGCGGAGCAGCTGGCGTACGGCCCGGAGCACCGGCCGGTGGTGGAGCTGGGGACGGTGCCGGTGCCCGCGCGGGAGTGCCTCGTGAGCGGCGAGTGGCCGGACGAACTCCGGGACGGCGGGCGGCTGCTGATTCCCGTGCACCCCTGGCAGAGCGCGCACGTCCTCACCCGCCCGCATGCCCCCTGGCGGCCGGCTCGTCCCCTGCTCTCCCTGCGCACCCTCGCGCTGGACGGCGGACCGCATGTGAAGACCGCGCTGAGCGCCCGGCTGACCTCCTCGGTGCGGGACATCTCGGCGTACTCGATCCGCTCCGCCGCACCGCTCGGCGACCTCGCCGGACACCTGGCGGCGCGCACCGGCGGCCTGCTCCACATCACCCGGACGCTGGGCGCGGTCACGGCGGACTCGCCCGGCCTGGCGGCGCTGCTGCGGGAGCCGCCCGAGGTGTACGCGGGCCCGGACGAGCGGGTCCTGCCGGTGGCCGCGCTGCCCGGTACCGGCCTGCCCGAATCCCCCGGCTGGCTGGCCGAGTTCGCCCGCCTGACGCTCACGGTGGGCCTCGGCCTGCTCGACCTCGGCGTGGCCCTGGAGGCGCACGGCCAGAACCTGCTGGTGATCCTCTCGGCCGACGGCCGGCCCCGGCGCCTGGTCTACCGCGACCTGGCCGACATCCGCATCAGCCCCGCCCGCCTGACCCGCAACGGCCTCACCCCGCCGCCGCTCACCGGCCGTCTGGTCACCGACGACGAAACCGCCCTGCGCCGCAAGCTGTTCGGCTCCCTGGTGGCGGGCGCGCTGGCCGCCACGGCAGGCTCCGCGGCCCTGCTCGCGGCGGCCCTGAGCGCCGCCGTACCCCATCTCCCGCGCACCCCCGACCTGCTCGCACTGACCCGAGCTCCGCTGCCGGCCAAGGCGTTGACCCTGATGCGGCTGTCCCCGCGGACCCCCGGCGACCAGTGGACGGCGCTGCCGAACCCGCTCGTTTTGGAGCCCGGCGGCTCTGATCAATAG
- a CDS encoding NAD(P)H-binding protein translates to MILVTGATGTTGSEVVRQLAARGEKVRALTRDPARAQVPAGVETVRGDYADPGSLAAAMAGVTAAYLVCPPGPGAAHDTALVAAAQAAGVRRLVKLSAIGSDDPATGPTVAWHGEGERLVRHSGAEWTVLRPSSFASNTLAWAQAVRRGEPVPNMTADGASGVIDPRDIAEVAVRALLGAGHAGRTYTLTGPAAISTPDQVAVLAEVLGRPLTVRNLTQEETRDFLRSAYGIGEAGVEGVLTGIAYLRDGRNTTVTEDVREALGRPARSYRQWAEDHKEAFGAG, encoded by the coding sequence ATGATTCTGGTGACGGGTGCCACGGGCACCACCGGCAGCGAAGTGGTACGACAGCTCGCGGCGCGCGGCGAGAAGGTCCGCGCCCTGACCCGCGACCCGGCCAGGGCCCAGGTGCCCGCCGGGGTGGAGACGGTCCGCGGGGACTACGCCGATCCCGGCTCCCTGGCGGCCGCGATGGCGGGCGTGACGGCCGCGTACCTGGTGTGCCCGCCCGGTCCCGGCGCCGCCCACGACACGGCGCTGGTCGCGGCGGCCCAGGCGGCGGGCGTACGGCGGCTGGTGAAGCTGTCGGCCATCGGCAGCGACGATCCCGCGACGGGTCCGACCGTCGCCTGGCACGGGGAGGGGGAGCGGCTGGTCCGGCACAGCGGTGCCGAGTGGACGGTCCTGCGGCCGTCGTCGTTCGCCTCGAACACGCTTGCCTGGGCGCAGGCGGTGCGCCGGGGCGAGCCGGTGCCGAACATGACCGCCGACGGGGCGTCGGGCGTGATCGACCCGCGCGACATCGCCGAAGTGGCGGTGCGGGCCCTGCTCGGAGCCGGGCACGCGGGGCGGACGTACACGCTGACCGGGCCGGCGGCGATCAGCACCCCCGACCAGGTCGCCGTCCTCGCCGAGGTGCTCGGCCGCCCGCTCACCGTCCGGAACCTGACGCAGGAGGAGACCCGCGACTTCCTCCGCAGCGCCTACGGCATCGGCGAGGCCGGGGTGGAGGGCGTCCTGACCGGGATCGCCTACCTCCGCGACGGCCGCAACACGACGGTCACCGAGGACGTGCGGGAGGCGCTGGGCCGGCCCGCCCGCTCGTACCGTCAGTGGGCCGAGGACCACAAGGAGGCCTTCGGCGCCGGCTGA
- a CDS encoding trypsin-like serine peptidase, producing the protein MFSYRKPSSARIRQVTVAAVCGAALGGGIPAAQAQAAVSPGPSAGQEARQAARFWTAERMAAAGPLDGERRAPGTTGPGVAAAGRPQGTLFKGTPLVGTFFGSDGPGGTTWHCTGSVIDTSVRSVVLTAAHCALNMKGDYVFVPQFVQGAGPDQQPYGIFHVQHVYTDPRYTPDKGSSTTKGPSSDLDTAFARVSANQKGQSLQDAVGGGLTFTRPGGYTQQNVTVVGYPSYQHNSTGQAVKCTVPTAQLPGYRQMSMTCGGYFGGTSGSPWITDYQDGALTGHVIGNLGGYNGGGNDANVDYLSYAPAFGADAANLLADAVAGQDPPAGLPVYQGLQLPGGAARWKNATLMASADYTGDHLGDLLVVWSDGGVTLYPGDGQGGFGAEQRLLAANSTWQHARSITGGTFGGTQPGLLVRWSDGEVTLYPAVGATGVGREVQMAKPNSDWKNVVQLTAGQFHGAKGATDLLACRSDGSLVLYTGIRSGSFGTGKRLVGANGTWTKAALLSGGAFQGAGGADLLVRWSDGSLDSYSGISAAGLGTRSRLVGPNGTWQHAQVMSAGDFTADHTGNDLVVRWSDGETSLYAETGAKALGTENTLVLPGT; encoded by the coding sequence TTGTTCTCGTACAGAAAACCGTCCTCGGCACGCATACGCCAGGTGACCGTCGCCGCGGTGTGCGGCGCCGCCCTCGGCGGTGGGATCCCGGCCGCACAGGCCCAGGCGGCCGTCTCGCCGGGGCCTTCCGCCGGCCAGGAGGCCCGGCAGGCCGCCCGGTTCTGGACCGCCGAGCGCATGGCGGCCGCGGGGCCGCTGGACGGGGAGCGCAGGGCACCCGGCACGACGGGGCCGGGGGTCGCGGCGGCCGGACGGCCGCAGGGCACCCTGTTCAAGGGGACGCCGCTGGTCGGGACGTTCTTCGGGTCCGACGGGCCGGGCGGCACCACCTGGCACTGCACCGGCAGCGTCATCGACACCTCCGTACGCAGCGTCGTCCTCACTGCGGCGCACTGCGCGCTGAACATGAAGGGCGACTACGTCTTCGTCCCTCAGTTCGTGCAGGGCGCGGGCCCCGACCAGCAGCCGTACGGCATCTTCCACGTCCAGCACGTCTACACCGACCCCCGCTACACGCCCGACAAGGGCTCGTCGACCACCAAGGGTCCCTCCTCCGACCTGGACACCGCGTTCGCCCGGGTCTCGGCCAACCAGAAGGGCCAGAGCCTTCAGGACGCGGTGGGCGGCGGACTGACCTTCACCCGCCCCGGCGGCTACACGCAGCAGAACGTCACCGTCGTCGGTTACCCCTCCTACCAGCACAACAGCACGGGACAGGCCGTCAAGTGCACCGTGCCGACGGCCCAGCTCCCCGGCTACCGGCAGATGTCCATGACCTGCGGCGGCTACTTCGGCGGCACGTCCGGCAGCCCCTGGATCACCGACTACCAGGACGGCGCCCTCACCGGCCATGTCATAGGCAACCTCGGCGGCTACAACGGCGGCGGCAACGACGCGAACGTCGACTACCTCAGCTACGCACCGGCGTTCGGCGCCGACGCCGCGAACCTCCTCGCCGACGCGGTGGCCGGCCAGGACCCGCCCGCCGGCCTGCCGGTGTACCAGGGCCTGCAGTTGCCCGGTGGCGCGGCCCGCTGGAAGAACGCCACGCTGATGGCCTCGGCCGACTACACCGGCGACCACCTCGGCGATCTGCTCGTCGTCTGGTCCGACGGCGGGGTCACGCTGTATCCCGGGGACGGCCAGGGCGGGTTCGGGGCCGAGCAGCGGCTGCTGGCGGCCAACTCCACCTGGCAGCACGCCCGGAGCATCACCGGCGGGACCTTCGGCGGCACCCAGCCGGGCCTGCTGGTGCGCTGGTCCGACGGCGAGGTCACCCTGTACCCGGCCGTCGGCGCCACCGGGGTGGGCCGCGAGGTGCAGATGGCCAAGCCCAACTCCGACTGGAAGAACGTCGTACAGCTCACCGCCGGGCAGTTCCACGGTGCCAAGGGCGCCACCGACCTGCTGGCGTGCCGGTCCGACGGCAGCCTGGTCCTGTACACCGGGATCCGCTCCGGCTCCTTCGGCACCGGCAAGCGCCTCGTCGGGGCGAACGGCACCTGGACCAAGGCCGCGCTGCTGAGCGGCGGCGCCTTCCAGGGCGCGGGCGGCGCGGACCTGCTCGTGCGCTGGTCCGACGGCTCGCTCGACAGCTACTCCGGCATCTCGGCCGCCGGGCTCGGCACCCGCTCCCGGCTGGTCGGCCCGAACGGCACCTGGCAGCACGCCCAGGTCATGAGCGCCGGCGACTTCACCGCCGACCACACCGGCAACGATCTGGTCGTGCGCTGGTCCGACGGTGAGACCTCGCTGTACGCCGAGACCGGCGCCAAGGCCCTCGGCACCGAGAACACGCTGGTCCTGCCGGGTACCTGA
- a CDS encoding pyridoxal phosphate-dependent aminotransferase — MEFRQSNKLSEVCYEIRGPVIEHANALEEAGHSVLRLNTGNPAAFGFEAPEEILQDMIRMLPQAHGYTDSRGILSARRAVAQRYQNLGLDVGVDDVFLGNGVSELVSMAVTALVEDGDEVLIPAPDFPLWTAVTTLAGGKAVHYLCDEQADWNPDLADMASKITDRTKAVVIINPNNPTGAVYPKEVVEGILDLARRHGLMVFADEIYDQILYDDAVHHSAASLAPDLVVLTFCGLSKTYRVAGFRSGWLVVTGPRQHAKDYLEGLTMLASMRLCANAPAQYAIQAALGGRQSIRELTLPGGRLYEQRNTAWEKLNEIPGVTCVKPKGALYAFPRIDPKVHPIHDDERFVLDLLLREKIQVVQGTGFNWPSPDHFRILTLPHAEDLEAAIGRIGRFLGGYRQ; from the coding sequence ATGGAGTTCCGGCAGTCGAACAAGCTCAGCGAGGTCTGTTACGAGATCCGCGGCCCGGTGATCGAGCACGCCAACGCCCTGGAGGAGGCGGGGCACAGCGTGCTGCGCCTGAACACCGGCAACCCCGCGGCCTTCGGCTTCGAGGCGCCGGAGGAGATCCTCCAGGACATGATCCGGATGCTGCCGCAGGCGCACGGATACACCGACTCGCGCGGCATCCTCTCCGCCCGCCGCGCGGTCGCCCAGCGCTACCAGAACCTGGGCCTCGACGTCGGCGTGGACGACGTCTTCCTCGGCAACGGCGTCTCGGAACTGGTCTCCATGGCCGTGACCGCGCTGGTCGAGGACGGCGACGAAGTCCTCATCCCCGCCCCGGACTTCCCGCTGTGGACGGCCGTGACGACCCTGGCCGGCGGCAAGGCGGTGCACTACCTGTGCGACGAACAGGCCGACTGGAACCCGGACCTGGCCGACATGGCCTCGAAGATCACGGACCGCACGAAGGCCGTGGTCATCATCAACCCCAACAACCCCACGGGCGCGGTGTATCCGAAGGAGGTGGTCGAGGGCATCCTCGACCTCGCCCGCCGGCACGGCCTGATGGTGTTCGCCGACGAGATCTACGACCAGATCCTGTACGACGACGCCGTGCACCACTCGGCCGCCTCCCTCGCCCCCGACCTGGTGGTCCTCACCTTCTGCGGTCTGTCGAAGACCTACCGGGTGGCGGGCTTCCGCTCCGGCTGGCTGGTCGTGACCGGCCCGCGGCAGCACGCGAAGGACTACCTGGAGGGCCTGACGATGCTGGCGTCCATGCGGCTGTGCGCCAACGCACCCGCGCAGTACGCCATCCAGGCCGCGCTCGGCGGCCGCCAGTCCATCCGCGAACTGACCCTGCCCGGCGGCCGGTTGTACGAGCAGCGCAACACGGCCTGGGAGAAGCTGAACGAGATCCCGGGCGTCACGTGCGTGAAACCCAAGGGCGCGCTGTACGCGTTCCCGCGCATCGACCCCAAGGTGCACCCGATCCACGACGACGAGAGGTTCGTCCTCGACCTGCTGCTGCGCGAGAAGATCCAGGTGGTCCAGGGCACGGGCTTCAACTGGCCCTCCCCCGACCACTTCCGCATCCTCACCCTGCCGCACGCGGAGGACCTGGAGGCGGCGATCGGGCGGATCGGGCGGTTCCTGGGCGGGTACCGGCAATAG
- a CDS encoding AraC family transcriptional regulator, which produces MPNTVAEQALTTPEVLRPWIAGVRTLSVSLAEPAEEPFVRLPAAVTKVVLRVGADGRRDVLASGPRVRASYHAGKAHLRCVELHLAPGMTRPLLGVPAAELVGRLVALEELPGALPRLLAARLRRLDPEEAVPYLAGTLPGLLSAAVDPARTALLRAGVDALSVRPDHSPAQVREVARELAVSERQLRNLFTEGVGVSPKHYARIDRVRTVVTRAGHAPWSQLAAATGYFDQSHMTSDFRALMGVPPRSYVTGRLPALTPCQQLPRR; this is translated from the coding sequence ATGCCGAACACCGTCGCCGAGCAGGCCCTGACCACGCCCGAGGTGCTGCGCCCCTGGATCGCCGGGGTGCGCACGCTGTCCGTGTCCCTCGCCGAGCCCGCCGAGGAGCCCTTCGTGCGGCTGCCCGCCGCGGTCACCAAGGTGGTGCTGCGGGTGGGGGCGGACGGGCGGCGCGATGTGCTCGCCTCCGGGCCGCGGGTGCGGGCCTCGTACCACGCGGGCAAGGCCCACCTCCGCTGTGTCGAGCTGCACCTCGCCCCGGGAATGACCCGCCCCCTGCTCGGGGTGCCGGCCGCCGAACTGGTCGGACGGCTCGTGGCGTTGGAGGAGCTGCCGGGCGCGCTGCCCCGCCTCCTCGCGGCCCGGTTGCGCCGGCTGGACCCCGAGGAGGCGGTGCCGTACCTCGCCGGGACGCTCCCCGGTCTGCTGTCGGCCGCCGTGGACCCGGCCCGTACGGCACTGCTGCGCGCGGGCGTCGACGCGCTGTCGGTCCGGCCGGACCACAGCCCCGCGCAGGTGCGCGAGGTGGCTCGCGAACTGGCCGTCAGCGAACGGCAGTTGCGCAATCTGTTCACCGAGGGCGTCGGGGTCTCGCCCAAGCACTACGCCCGCATCGACCGTGTCCGCACGGTCGTCACCCGGGCCGGGCACGCCCCCTGGTCCCAGCTCGCCGCCGCCACCGGCTACTTCGACCAGTCGCACATGACGTCCGACTTCCGTGCCCTGATGGGCGTCCCGCCACGCTCGTACGTCACCGGCCGGCTGCCCGCCCTGACACCCTGTCAGCAGCTGCCGCGCCGCTGA
- a CDS encoding TMEM175 family protein produces the protein MNESGRVEAFSDGVFAIAITLLILDIKVPKAGENGGLWQAIGAQWPSYAAYVVSFLVIGIMWVNHHQLFSYVARVDRPLMFLNLLVLMVVAAVPWPTAMLAEYLREGTASHAAAAVYSLVMVAMALTFQALWWHLTRTGHLFDARVDTAAARATRARFALGSLGYPLTVALAFVSAPLTLAAHGLLALYYGFNQVPVPLRRDRATP, from the coding sequence ATGAACGAGTCCGGCCGGGTCGAGGCCTTCAGCGACGGCGTGTTCGCCATCGCCATCACCCTGCTCATCCTGGACATCAAGGTGCCGAAGGCGGGTGAGAACGGCGGCCTGTGGCAGGCGATCGGCGCGCAATGGCCGTCCTACGCCGCCTATGTGGTGAGCTTCCTGGTCATCGGGATCATGTGGGTCAACCACCACCAGCTGTTCAGCTACGTCGCCCGGGTCGACCGGCCGCTGATGTTCCTGAACCTGCTGGTCCTGATGGTCGTGGCCGCCGTACCCTGGCCGACGGCCATGCTCGCCGAGTACCTGCGCGAGGGCACCGCCTCGCACGCGGCGGCCGCCGTCTACAGCCTCGTCATGGTCGCCATGGCGCTCACCTTCCAGGCCCTGTGGTGGCATCTCACCCGTACCGGCCACCTCTTCGACGCGCGCGTGGACACGGCGGCGGCCAGGGCGACCCGCGCCCGCTTCGCGCTGGGCTCCCTCGGCTACCCGCTGACCGTGGCCCTCGCCTTCGTCTCCGCACCCCTCACCCTGGCGGCCCACGGTCTGCTCGCCCTCTACTACGGCTTCAACCAGGTCCCGGTGCCGCTGCGCCGTGACCGTGCCACGCCGTGA
- a CDS encoding acyl-CoA thioesterase: MSEPFSVRVTVRGYETDVQGHLNQAVYLNYAEHARWSLLKAAGISQAELVARGVGPVALETTIRYRRELLAGDEVDVTCAFEWGEGKTFRIVQEVRRADGTVAAEITAVGGLLDLGERRLVADPGATFKELGADPDLFGL; this comes from the coding sequence GTGAGCGAGCCGTTTTCCGTGCGCGTGACCGTCCGCGGCTACGAGACCGATGTGCAGGGCCATCTCAACCAGGCGGTGTACCTCAACTACGCGGAGCATGCCCGCTGGTCGCTGCTGAAGGCCGCCGGGATCAGCCAGGCCGAGCTGGTGGCGCGGGGCGTGGGGCCGGTGGCGCTGGAGACGACCATCCGCTACCGGCGGGAGCTGCTGGCCGGCGACGAGGTCGATGTGACCTGCGCGTTCGAGTGGGGAGAGGGCAAGACCTTCCGGATCGTCCAGGAAGTGCGCAGGGCGGACGGCACGGTGGCGGCCGAGATCACCGCGGTCGGCGGCCTGCTGGATCTCGGGGAGCGCAGACTGGTCGCCGACCCGGGTGCGACGTTCAAGGAACTGGGCGCCGATCCGGACCTGTTCGGCCTGTAG